In the genome of Streptomyces sannanensis, the window ACGACGATGACCGTTGTGTCCGCACGGGACCTCAACAGGTGTTGGCCTGCCCTGACAGTCGGTCAGCCTCACTACACTCATCCAAAGCGAAAGGAGCCCATCCCCGACGCGGTTTCCAAGGCCAACCGTCGGGAGGGGCTCCCTGCGCGACACCAACCCACGTATCTCTCGTAAGAAGGGTGCCAAGTGCAGCGTAGCAAGATGAAGACTTCACTTTCCCGTATGGCCAGCTACCTGCGGGAATGGCCGCGAAAGTACGGCCGGACGGTTCACCGGCAGGTAATCCAAGGGGCGTCGTACAGCCTCGGCAGCGGCGCCGTCAGCCTGGTGATCATCTGGTTCCAGAATCGCCACTGACTGCGAACAGATCGATGATGGCCCCCGTCCCGGCGGGGGCCATCGCCTTGTTCCAGTGGGGAGCGCAGCCGGTTCGAGCACAACTCGATCCCCTTCTTCATCGCCAACAGGAAGCCGGCGGCAGTCCCTGGGCAAGTCCACAGAGCCTGGCGTGGTGAGCGGCTCGTGTCGGCGTCGTGGTCGAAGCCGTGCAACAGCGGCTCCAGCTCCTGGGCGGCACCGCACAGCCGCGCAGAACCAGGAACACGGTTGCGCGGCCGCGTCAGGTGACCGGTCGGTCCCAGTCAGGGTACGTCGCGGGTGAGGACTGGCTGCGCCACTTTCACCGGGAGTCATTTCGAGGTGACGTTGCCGCACCGCAGCTCCCAGCGTACGACCGGCCGCCGGCCTCGGACGTCACCATCGTGCGCCGCGACGGAACCCACGAGACCCGGCCGGCCCTGGCCCCGCGGCTGTCGCGGGGCTCGTAGGACCCCGCCTGAGTCAGGCCCCGGCGGTCGGAGGAGAACTGCGGCAGCTGCGACGGGGAGTTCAAGGAGGGGCAGAGGAAGCAGAGCCTGAACGGCCGTCTCCGGCCATCTGCCCGGCGAGTGCGGGCCGGCGGCGCGAAGGCTGGCCAGGACTGCACCAACCCGGGGGAGCTGGGCGGCGAAGCGGTCCAGCGGGAGCACGACCACGACAGATCATGCCGATCGTGAAGGAACGCAAGGCGGCTGCGAAAGCCAAGAAGGCACGGCGGGAAGAGGATCGCCGGACGGGCCGGGGAGCCGCGAGCCTGGTGCCTGCCTACAAGCTGATGAAGATCTCCTGCCTGGTATGCCACGCCAAGCCGGGTGCCGAGTGCGCGCTGCCCGCCGGATCCCACCAGGCGAGGCGGGACATCCTCTCCCGCCACCTCAGTGGCGGCGGCCGCCAACGCCGGTAGAAATTCGCCGTCAGGCTGCCGGCGGTTGACCGGAGGGCGCGGCCTGGTCGGCGGGCTGGTCCAGCTGCTGCTGACGGCGACGCTGTTCATTGCGCAGGTCCTCGACGCGCTGGGTGAACAGCTTGAGGGCCTCCTGTTGCTGGTCGGTGCCGAACTCGCTGTAGGGGCCGACACCGAGTGCGACGGCATTGGCCTCTTCCTCGATGGCGTCGGCGGTCTGCTGGAGGAAGTAACTCCGCTCGCGGTACTTGTAGTAGCCGGTGAAGGCCGCGGCCAGGGTAATGGCGAAGCTGATCCCGGTAAGGGCGATGCTCTGCCAGGTCAGCTCCTTGCCTGTTTCCAGGGCAGCGATGGTTGTGGTGGCGGCTGATCCGATCATGATGAGGGACTGCAGGCTGTTGTGGACGCGGCGGTATTTCCGGCTGTCGGCCTGGTACTGCTCGATGATGCCGGCAGTGTCCTCCCGGTACAGCAGACGCCGCTCGGACAGCGGCGGGTGTTCGTGCGCGCTGAGCCGGCGCAACGATTCCCGGCTCTCCTCAAGATCCGCTTTGAGTTCCCCCCGACTCTTGAGCGCTCCATCGGTGATGAACACGATGGTGGCGACGCACAGCGCTGCCACGGTGCCGCAGATGATGTCGCCCTTGATAAACCGTGAAGACTCCCAGGTCAGGACGGTTCCGCAGACACCAGTCAGGAGCACGGTGATTCCGACCGTCACAGCGATGCGCACAGCCCGGTCGATGCCCAGACGCCGGGTGAGCTGAGCCTCCGCGGTCCTTACCTCGTTACGGGTATCGAAGAGCAAGCGCCGGCTTGCTCTGTCCAGGCGGCTGCGGGCATCGTCGTCCATACTGCGCTCCACTGCGCGGCATCCTCCCCAGTCAGCGGGCGAACGCTTCGTCGGGAACGGAGCCTCCCGCATCCGCGCCGCCACGAACTCCCCCTCGCCCGAAGTCAGTTCACGATCCCCGCTGACCTTGCCATGAGGGCTCCGGCGCTGTCAGCGAATCCGGCCTTGCGCGCATCGGTCAGGCATGGCCAACACCTCAATTTCACGGGTAATTTCAAGGCTAAGGCTATTGCAAATCTGAGGGTAAAGACTGGTAGTGTTCAGGGTGGAGGTGAAGCATGCCGACCGAGGAAGAGCTGTTCGCGGCAGTGGACGCGCTGCTGGAAGGTGAGCCCGACCTGCCGTCGCCTGCCGAGCGGGCCCGGCTGCGTGAGGCCGCCGGCATCCCGCAATCCCGACTCGCCCAAGCCCTGCAGACGACGACGCAGACGGTGAAGAACTGGGAGAACGGCCGCTCCGAGCCCCGACCGCCGCGCCGACAGGCATACCTGCGGCTGCTGGAGGGCTGGGCAGCGAAGTACCCGGCCGAGCCCGACGCCCAGGACGAGGCGGTGCTCGAGACGTTCACCGGTCCGACCGAGCCGCTCGCCCCTACGCCTGTGGTGCTCCCGGTTCCCATGACCGCACCGAAGCCTGAGCCCGCGCAGCGTGCGTCGTCCCGGCGCCCGGTGCGCAAGGCCGCCCCGGCGAAGCGGCCAACCACGGACCCGCAGTTCCCCCACGGACCGCTCGCGGTACTGGACGGCGACGGCAGCGCGTACTGCGTGGGCGGGCTGGTCCTGGAGTGCCCAGCGAAGACGATCCCGCAGCTGGTCGACTGGACGCTGGCCGAGTCCGGGATCGGCGCCCCCCGGTTGCACCGGCACGGGCAGGATGCCGACCCGCTCATCGTGCTCACCGCATCGGCGGCCGAGAAGTTCGGCCTCCCCGCCCGCCTGGAGGACCGGCGCGGCCTGCGACTGTCGGAGGACCATCCGGTCGTCAAGCAGATCTCGAAGGCCAAGTGGGAACTCACCCAGCGCGGTTTCGGCCCCTGGGCGCGGATCTACCGCAAGGCCAAGGGCTCGCAGCGTCAGTGCGTGCAGCTGGCGATCCTGCCGTGGGACGCGCTCGACAACCGCTTCTGGGGCGACGCCGCCGACCTCGCGCCGGCGGACCTCGCCCGCGTCCTGAGCGTCTACGCCCAGCGCGTCATCACACCGCGCGGCTCCACGGCCGTCAACGGGCTGGAGCTCATGACGAGCCTGCGGCCGCCGACCCGCGCGGTGAAGGACGAGACCACCGGCGAGTACAAGCCCGGCCACAACCCCGGCTCCCTCGGCACCGACCCGATCGACCCGGCGCCGCCGGAGGCCCCGCCCGAGCACCCGGTCGCCCAGGGCTGGACCGAAGGGTTCATCGACGAGGAGGCGTACCAGTGGGTCCGCGACCCGAAGCTGCTCTCCGATGAGGAGTGCCTGCTGCCCTGGGCGGTGGGCCTCGACCTGAACACCGCGTTCCTCGCCGCCGCGGCCCGCCTGCCCGTGGGCCTGAGCGGGCCGGAGGAGGTCCACCGGCCAGTGTTCGACAAGAAGATCCCTGGCACCTGGCTGGTCGACCTCTCCCACATCGACCTGGACCCGCGCCTGCCCAGCCCGTTCACGCCGACCGGCCAGCGCCCAGAAGGCCCGGCCTGGTACGCCACGCCGACCGTTGCGTACGCCGTCGAGCTCGGCTACGACGTCGCTCCGATCAAGGCGTTCATCCGGCGCGAGACCGGCGCGTTCCTGGACCCGTGGCACGACCGACTCAAGGACGCCTACGTCACCACCCTCGCCGACATCGGCATTACCGCCGACCTCGGCGAGCCCGGCTTCCTCGCGGCCATGGCCCGCCACCAGCTGCTGAAGGGTGCCAACCCCGCAGATCTAGACGCCGTCCGGCACCTGGCCGCCGCCCGGGTCCAGCTGACCGGCCCGGACGAGCTGCGCGCCGCGATCCGCGAGTCCCAGCCCCGCGCAATGGGTCTGCTCCTCGCCGACCCCGCCGACCTTCACACCCTGGCCAGCATGGACAACGACGCCCTTGCGCGTACGCTCGCCCGGCACCAGATGGTCGAGATGGTCCTCAAGGCCATCAAGGCGACCGTCAAGGGCGGCGTCGGCAAGCTCCGCGAGCGCCCCCAGGGCCGCCACTACAAGGACGGCGAGCGCTGGCCCGCCCTGAACCGCCCGGCCTGGCGCCCGGACATCCGCGCCGCGGTCATCTCCAAGGCCCGGGTCAACATGCACCGCAAGATTGCCAACATGGCCCGGGCGACCGGCCTCTACCCGATCGGAGTCCTCTCGGACTGCGTCGTCTACCCGTCGGCGAGCCCCAGTCCGCTCGACCTGCTTCCGCGCGGCGCCGACGGCACCACCATCCCCGGCGTCTTCCGCCCCGGCCCGACCCCGGGCCTGGTCAAGCTGGAAGGCACGCAGGAGATGTCCTGGGCCGTGGACCTGCTGGAACAGGGCTACAACCCCGCCCGCCACATCAAGGGCGACGACCACGACGCTGTCCTGGACGAAGGAGAGTAAGCGGTGACGGACATTCACGAGGCCCTGCAGCGCGCCGACCAAGAGGTCTTCACACGCGAGCCACCCAAGTCGGTCCAGGCCCGCATCAACTTCCTGCTCAAACAGCTCAAGACAACCAAGGCTGTCGCCCAGGAACTTGGGGTGACCCAACGGTCGGTGGAGCGCTACCGCAAGGGCGAGCGGAAGAAGCCACCGAAGGAGATCGCGGACCGCATCGACGCCGCCGTCCGTTCCCGCTGGCAGCCCCAGATCCGCAAGCGCCGCCAGCGCCAAGCCGCAACCGCGACCGGCATCACTGTGGAGACCCGCGCCCGGTTCGGCTACACCGCACCGATCGGCACCACCGACGACGGCCGGATGCGCCGGCTGACCGTGCACCTGCCCCCCGAGTACGCGCAGCGCCTCTTCGACGCCCGCGAGCAGGGCGCCAGCGACCAGCAGATGCGCGGAATCGTTGCCGAGGGCTTGCAGGAGATCTATTTCAAGGACGACGGACGCCGCGCCCAGGGCCTGGAAGTCGAATTCACCGACATCGACTATTTCGACGTCTCATTCTGAAAAGAGGAAGGCGCGACTTCCTCGACTGGGAGGAGGAGCTGGGATGGCGCTGACCGACCACGCCGAAGCGGCGTCGGCCGACGAGGACCCCGGCTTCCGCAACATCGGCTGCCAGATCGTGTGCAGCCCCGAGGTCGCTGACGAGATCGCCCAGCGGCTGCGCGAGGCCGTCGGCGAGATCCTCAACGACTACACCGACGACGACGTCTTCGACTACGGCGTCGACTGACGCCCACCAGCACGGGAAGGGATCACCGCATGTCCGTCCCCACCACCCCGCACCGCGCGTACGGTGGCGATACGACCCAGGAGGTGCCGATGAGCGCGCAGCCCGAGGAAGCCCCCGCCCCGCCGGCCCCGGCCGCCGCCGCCCAGCTGCTTGCCCAGCTGCGCGACGACCGCCGCGCCGACACCTGGGTGCCGGCCTTCGAGCGGGACTGGGCCAAGGCCCTGGAGGACTCCCGCCACACCTACAGCCTCACCCCCCTGCACGACGTCGTCCGAACCTGGCAGGTACGCCTCGCCGCGGCCCCGGCCGTCGACGCGTACATTGACTCCGGCCGTGACGAGACCGGCTTCGTAGACCTGGCCGACGTCCTCGGTGCCCGCCGGTGACCGATCAGCCGTGGGCGGTGCGCCTGTCCCCGCAGGCTGCGAAGACGCTCACCGAGCTCCCGGAGCACGCGAAGGGGATGGTCCGCGACGTCCTGGACATCGCGGTGCGCTCCCCGTGGGGCTGGCCCCAATGGAACGCCGGCGACCCGGAAGGCGAGGATGTCCGCGCCGCGTCCGTCGGACAGCTGTCCGTCGTCTACGTGATCAACCGCCTCACCCGGCGCCTGTCCGTCCTGGACATTTTCTGGATCGGGTAGCCACCCGTGCAGAACGCTCCGACCCCGGCATTGCAGCTGCCGGGATCGGAGCGTTCTGCATGCTAGCCGCGCCCCGATCGCTGCGGTAACCGGGCGGCGCTTCGGAGCCATGGTCGCAGCTGCGCGGCGTGGCAGTGTCCGGGCATCAACCGGGTTCGGCGGCCATGGAGTTGAAGGTCTCCCGCATGAGCAGGTCGGTGGCGCCGGGCTGTTCGACCAGGCTGTCGAAGAGGTCAGCGAGCAGCCAGAGCACGAAGTTGTGTACCAGGGCTTCCTTCGGTGGGATCGTCCCGAACTGGTCGCGCCAGGCCACGGTGTCCATGCCCATGGCCGCGGCCATGAGGACGCCGGTGACCATCGGTACCTGGGCGGGGTCGGCCAGTTCGAAGCCGGGCAGCTTGCGGATCACGGCCGGGATCAGATCACTGAGTGGATCGAGGCGGTCCTCCTCTCCGCAGTCCTGCTGGCCGATGATGTGCGCGGTCAGCACGCCCACCAGGAAGACCGAGCCCCGGGACACTTCGTCCCGGCCGTGGGTGTCCATCGCGGCCTGGACACGCTGCTGCGCCTGTCGACGTTCCTTCTCTGACGTGCGCTTCTCTAAGATCCGGTACGAGTCCCATGCCGCGTGGACTGCCTCGTCCACGACTACACCGTCACTGGTCATACGCTGACCGTAGTGAGTCGGCGGACTGCGGCGGCAGTCCTCGCACGAACCGCTGGCCCGGATCCGGTGCGGCCCGCCATGTTTGGGCGTTTCCAGTGCCGCAGGTTCAGTGGGAGCAGTGCGTGCACACGGTGCCGGCGAACGCATGGTCCGCTGCAGTGACGTCGCGGCCGGTGAGATGGGCGGCCGCGTCCAGCGAGGCGGACAAGGGCCGACGCGTGGCAGTGCTGAACTGGTAGGGCGTGTCCGTGGCGATGTACTTGTCAGCCGAGGCGGCAGAGCTCCCAGGATCCTTTCGGTAAAGGCTGGTTGCTCGCGTCTCCCGACGCCACCGCTCTACCGCATCACCCCACCGCGCTTCAGCATCCGGCGCGTTCATACGGAGGGCCTCTGCGATCGTCTCCCAGCTGGCCCCACGGACCCGCTCGGCGATCACAGCTTGCCTCAACACCGAATCGAGCGGGTGGAGGGTTTTCGCTCGACGTGCATAGTCGCCGGCCTGCGCCAGGTCCTCGCCTACCGTCTGCGCGTACTGGCCGAGGGCGGTCGCGGCGGATTCGATCGCGGACACCAGCTCGATCCTGGCGATGTCGGATTCGGTGAAGCTGTCGGCTGGCAACTCACGCGGGTCCACTCGGATCGTAACCGTCTCACTACTCATGGTGAGGATCGTAGGGGCGTGCTTGAGCACGCCCAGCCACCTGTCACCCGTGAGGCTCACAGGCTATATCGCCTTGGGCCTCTAGTCCGCCGACCCGTCTGCCTGGAGGGTTACCGCGCTGGCGGACTGCCTCTCGCGACGCTTGGCGCGGGTGCCGTTTCCGGTCCTGTCCTGGGCCTCCCAGTCGGGTTCCGGCCCGGGATCCTTCGCTGGAACCTTCGTCACCTGCAGACTAGCCGCCTTTCCTCGGGTGTGCTGACTGGTGTCGCAGGTCAACAGCCGCACAGGGCGCCCCGCGAGCGACTGGATCGCCACCGCCCGGTCAATGATCTCGTCATCGGCGAGGGGCAGCCGCACGTGCCCGGGCGGGTCCAGGACGATCTCCAGGCTGATCTGGCCGCGGACTTCGTCCTGGGTGAGGCGGGGCCGACGCAGAATCCCGGACAGGGATCCGTTCAGCGTGCCGTCCAGAAGTCCCAGTGTGTGGCCCGCTCGCCACCGCGGCTGGTGCTTGCCCGCCTCCTTCAAGCCGTCCAGCTCGTCCACCACGGCGATCGGGAACAGCAACCGGATGTGCTCGCCGGTCGGCAGACCCAGCACCTGGTGCAGGTCGACGTCTTCCAGCTTGTCGGGGTTCTGGATGTAGAAGCTGGAGTCGGCGACCACGAACCACTCCGGTCCGTCCCAGCGGGTCATCAGCGACCGCAGCAGGCCTATCGCCGCTTCGAGGGTCTCGACGCGCTCAGCCAGTTCCTGGTCCACCAGCAGGTTCACAAGACGCTGCTGCTCCGAGCCCGCTAGGTGCCCGACGCCGTCCAGGAGCGTGTCGTGGCGCTTCGTCAGGATCAGGGCGGCGAGGTCTTCGGCGCTGACCTGGTTCCGCAGCTGCTGGGCTGAGCGCAGGGCCCACTCCAGATAGCTGAGCAGCCGGTGGTAGGCGCTGGAATGACCGACGCCGCGTTCGTTGGATGCTGCTGTGTGTACGGTCCGCAGCGCATCGAGGAGGTTCTGCCGGTCGGTTCCCGGGCGGGGCGTGATGAGCATGAGTGGATCCTGCCAGGGGCGGGCCACACAGGACCGCTGGTTTCCAGCAGCGGGTGGCTGGCGCCCGCTCCGCCCGCGCCCCGGTGTCCTCTGACATCGAAGTTGGATTGTTTGTCAACGAAGTTGGACTGGTTACTGAGCTTGAACTCGTGATGTCGCCTTCCGGGGGTAAAAGTTGAGGTCGGGTGGGTAAGGCGGCAGGTAGTAGATGGTCCGCCAGTCACGGTTCGCGGCGAACTCTCGCTCCCACTGTGCGCATTGCCGGCGATCGACGGTCAGCCCGTTACGACGTCACAAGTTCAAGATCAGTAGGCGGGCCGCCGGATGGTGGCGACCCGCCCCTCTTCTCTGCCAGGACACGCTCAGTGGGTTACCAGCCGAAGGTGTATCCGTCGCCGTTGCACGAGCTGCAGACGCCGTCGCCTCCGCACTTGTCGCAGTCTCGCGGGAAGGGGAAGCCGTCGACCTTGCCGGTGCCCTTGCACTTTCGGCACTCGCCCTTCTTGTCGGGGCATGACTTGCATCGGGCCATGAGAGTTCTCCTTTTCATCTTGAATGTGACAGCCGTAGCCGCCGCGGGTTGTGCACTTGTCGTCGCCCGGGTCCAGCCGTGCAACGGAGAGGACCTACAGCGGTTCGTCTGCCGGCTCGAAGTAGGGAAGGGAGGGGCTGGCTACAACAGTGCTCCCTCCCCAGAGGACGCGATGCGTCTCGGTTCCTCCTGAGGGGCAACAGGTGGGATCGGTGTCCTTGAAGACCGGTCGGGTGAGTGTGGCTTCCGTACCGTTCTGCGACACGAGGCGGAGCTGCCCGGATCCGGACGCCTGGCCCACGTACCTGTTGCCGTAGAAGAAGAACACGCTGACACAGTTGCCGTTGGCGCTACCGACGCATGAGGCTTGAACGGCGCGTAGCGGGCCGGTCATGCGGTTGATCTCCTCTGCGGTGGCAGTGGTGCTGTAGTTGTGCCGCTGGATGAGCCGCAGGGCTGCGGCGCCGTCGACGGCGGTGGTCGGCTGTTGGGCGGTGGCCGGGCAGCCGGTGAACTCGAGCAGCCGGGCGGGGGGTTTCAAGCCGCCGAGTCGGCTGCAGTCACGGACCCAGTCCGGGTCGTGGTCGTCCTCCATGACCGGCACAAGGTGGGTGGCCAGTTTGAGTCGGCCGGCCGTGCGGGTGAAGACCGTGATGATCACGGAGTCCGTGGCGGGAGTGTCGCCCCAGATGACGGCTGACCAGCCGGAGTAGCACCGGCTGTCTCCGAGGTGGACTTCGGAAGGGGCCTGCAGGGAGCGGGTGACCGCCGTCTTCAGTTCCGCGCGGGTGGGGCACGGGTTCGTGTCGGCGGGTTTGACGGGTTGTGTGCCCCGGATGCGTTCAATCTGCTTGATCACCGTCGCCATGACGGTGGGGTGGGTCTTGATGTTGACGTGGTTGCAGCCGCTCAGGAGCACCTTCCAGCCGCTTGAGCGGCAGGTGAGGACGTGCGGCTTGCCGGTCCGGTTCGTGTAGGCGGTAGCGGAGTCGAGGGTGACGGCGAGGTCCCCGAGTTCCGCTTCGGGCGGAGAGTCGACTTCGAAGGGCCCTTCAGGGAGGAAGAACCTGATGCTGCCGGCGATCGCGAGGACGGGAAGTTCCTTGGGCCAGGGTGGCAGTTTCCTGATCTCGTCCGACCCGTACCTCAGCGCACGGCCCTGGGGAGATTTGAGCGCGGTGAGTACCGAGCAGATGTCGTCTTCGTGTGTGAGGTCGTATCCCGCACAGAAGCTGAGGACGGCTTCGAGCGTCATGAGTGCGGGGTGGCGGGAGATGCTGAGCAGGTCCGTGGCCGTTTGGAGGACGGTGATGAGTTTGGAGCCGACCGTCGGCGTGCCGATGGTGATGACCTCGGCGATGTTCTGCCACGTCTTGCTGTTGGGCCGGCCGTCGGAGCGTGAGGCTGCGTACTGGGTGGCGAGGCCGCCCATGGAGTGGCCGACGACGACGACCTTGTGTCCGGTGGTGCGGGCCAGGCAGTTGATGGCGTTGGCGAGCCCCGGGCCGATGCGGTTGTCGGTCACCCATTCCGGCTGGGCCGCGGAGTAGTCGTAAGTCCACGCCGTGACGCGGGGCAGTTTGGCGACTCTCACGGGAAAGGATCCCTTGCCCGGCCGGTACGTCTCACCTGCCTTCTGTGCCTTGTCAGCCAGGTACACCCCCTCCGGTTCGTTCCAGGTGTCGGCTCCGGAGGCGATGCCGTGGACGAAGAGGACCGGCGTGCTGTTCGCCACCGGCCCACGTGGTTCGACCTCCACGGCCTTGCCGCCCGCGGAACAGGGGCCAGGGGCCGCGGCCGCGGTCGCGGGCAGCACCGTACCGAGGCCGAGGAGGGTCAGCAGGGTGACGCACAGGGCGAGGATGCGCGCCTGGATCGAATGTCCTGTCACTTGACGACCTCCACCACTGTGATGCGCCATCCGGTGCTCCGCTTGGCGAACCCGATGAGGATGTGCTGTGCGGGTTTCCCAGGTTTCGTCAGGGTGGCCTGTGCGTTGGCGTAGCCGTTGTCCTCGTGCCAGCTGTTCTTTCTCAGGTCGATGCGGGTGCCTTCGGGGAGAAGGCGGCCAGTGGCCAGGGCCTGATCCAGTTCGGGGGTGAGTGCCGCCCGCTGGGTGGCGGCATCGCTCGAGGCCAGGTCCTGGGCGATGTCAGCTGCTTGGGCGGGCAGGGGTCCACCCGGCTTGTACGGCAGCGCGGGGGCGCCTGGAGGCTTGCCGCTGTCCGGTGGACGTGGTGGCTGGTCGTCGCGGAGGGCCAGGTAGCCGATTCCAAAGGCGGCCACCAGGGCCAGACCGAGGATCACGAGTGTTTTTCGCATGGCTTCATGCCTCCGTGGAGAGTCAGGTGTACGAGGGACACATCGGCGGGAAGCGGAGTGTCTCGGTGGGGTGCGCTGTGGTCAGTACCGGTTGACCGGGCCCCAGCCGCTGGCATGTGAGGTGAGGCGGGTCTTGATGTAGTACGTCGGGCTCAGCCCGCCTCCGTTGGGGCGGCCTCCCAGGCCATCAGGAAGGTGCCGTGTGCTCATGGCGGGGCTGTAGGCCCGGAAGATCTCGCCGGCCCCCGTCAGGCAGTTGTTCGTGAGGAGGTCGTAGCTCGTGCGGGCCAGGGCTCGGTAGGTGCGCTGCGCGTGTGCGATGCTGCCGCTCGCCGTTGTCTGGCATCGGTAGAACTCGTACCTCGAGGGTGCGAAAATGCTGCTCTTTGCAGTCAGGTCTCGCCAGGTGCCCCCGGCGATGCGAGTGCCCATGGCGAGGGGCTGCTTCATGGTCGGCCCTTGCAAGGTTCCCCAGATGTAGTGGTCGGCGCGGGCGGTGTCCTTGACGGCCCAGCCGGCGTGTCCGGCCCCGCCCGCGCTGTCGGTGTCCAGGAAGAAGCACACCTGTCCTCGCCCGGCGGCGTGGGCTTGCGGGGTTGCCAGGGTGGTGGGGAGCAGGGCGAGTGAGAGGGATACCAGGGCTGCGCCGAGGCGGGATGCAGATGTCCTCGCGGGCCTTACGGGCATGCGTGCAGGCATGAGCGACCTTTCGGTGGTGGGATGACCGCGGTACGGGGCGTCGCTGCGCGTTCAAGCGCTGCGGCCTGCGGTCTGTCACCACCGTAGGACGCCTTGTGGGTGTGTCTGCGCAGGTTGGCGTGGTGAGCTCTGGCGTGAGCACAGGTGACCAAGATCGTTAAGGTGGGAGCAGGGCGTCGGATTCATCCGCCCTGCCCCACAGCCCGGATCAGTCGAGCAGGCCC includes:
- a CDS encoding DUF4231 domain-containing protein: MDDDARSRLDRASRRLLFDTRNEVRTAEAQLTRRLGIDRAVRIAVTVGITVLLTGVCGTVLTWESSRFIKGDIICGTVAALCVATIVFITDGALKSRGELKADLEESRESLRRLSAHEHPPLSERRLLYREDTAGIIEQYQADSRKYRRVHNSLQSLIMIGSAATTTIAALETGKELTWQSIALTGISFAITLAAAFTGYYKYRERSYFLQQTADAIEEEANAVALGVGPYSEFGTDQQQEALKLFTQRVEDLRNEQRRRQQQLDQPADQAAPSGQPPAA
- a CDS encoding PIN domain-containing protein; this encodes MLITPRPGTDRQNLLDALRTVHTAASNERGVGHSSAYHRLLSYLEWALRSAQQLRNQVSAEDLAALILTKRHDTLLDGVGHLAGSEQQRLVNLLVDQELAERVETLEAAIGLLRSLMTRWDGPEWFVVADSSFYIQNPDKLEDVDLHQVLGLPTGEHIRLLFPIAVVDELDGLKEAGKHQPRWRAGHTLGLLDGTLNGSLSGILRRPRLTQDEVRGQISLEIVLDPPGHVRLPLADDEIIDRAVAIQSLAGRPVRLLTCDTSQHTRGKAASLQVTKVPAKDPGPEPDWEAQDRTGNGTRAKRRERQSASAVTLQADGSAD
- a CDS encoding DUF6247 family protein, which gives rise to MSVPTTPHRAYGGDTTQEVPMSAQPEEAPAPPAPAAAAQLLAQLRDDRRADTWVPAFERDWAKALEDSRHTYSLTPLHDVVRTWQVRLAAAPAVDAYIDSGRDETGFVDLADVLGARR
- the tap gene encoding telomere-associated protein Tap is translated as MPTEEELFAAVDALLEGEPDLPSPAERARLREAAGIPQSRLAQALQTTTQTVKNWENGRSEPRPPRRQAYLRLLEGWAAKYPAEPDAQDEAVLETFTGPTEPLAPTPVVLPVPMTAPKPEPAQRASSRRPVRKAAPAKRPTTDPQFPHGPLAVLDGDGSAYCVGGLVLECPAKTIPQLVDWTLAESGIGAPRLHRHGQDADPLIVLTASAAEKFGLPARLEDRRGLRLSEDHPVVKQISKAKWELTQRGFGPWARIYRKAKGSQRQCVQLAILPWDALDNRFWGDAADLAPADLARVLSVYAQRVITPRGSTAVNGLELMTSLRPPTRAVKDETTGEYKPGHNPGSLGTDPIDPAPPEAPPEHPVAQGWTEGFIDEEAYQWVRDPKLLSDEECLLPWAVGLDLNTAFLAAAARLPVGLSGPEEVHRPVFDKKIPGTWLVDLSHIDLDPRLPSPFTPTGQRPEGPAWYATPTVAYAVELGYDVAPIKAFIRRETGAFLDPWHDRLKDAYVTTLADIGITADLGEPGFLAAMARHQLLKGANPADLDAVRHLAAARVQLTGPDELRAAIRESQPRAMGLLLADPADLHTLASMDNDALARTLARHQMVEMVLKAIKATVKGGVGKLRERPQGRHYKDGERWPALNRPAWRPDIRAAVISKARVNMHRKIANMARATGLYPIGVLSDCVVYPSASPSPLDLLPRGADGTTIPGVFRPGPTPGLVKLEGTQEMSWAVDLLEQGYNPARHIKGDDHDAVLDEGE
- the tpg gene encoding telomere-protecting terminal protein Tpg translates to MTDIHEALQRADQEVFTREPPKSVQARINFLLKQLKTTKAVAQELGVTQRSVERYRKGERKKPPKEIADRIDAAVRSRWQPQIRKRRQRQAATATGITVETRARFGYTAPIGTTDDGRMRRLTVHLPPEYAQRLFDAREQGASDQQMRGIVAEGLQEIYFKDDGRRAQGLEVEFTDIDYFDVSF
- a CDS encoding Tat pathway signal protein; protein product: MPVRPARTSASRLGAALVSLSLALLPTTLATPQAHAAGRGQVCFFLDTDSAGGAGHAGWAVKDTARADHYIWGTLQGPTMKQPLAMGTRIAGGTWRDLTAKSSIFAPSRYEFYRCQTTASGSIAHAQRTYRALARTSYDLLTNNCLTGAGEIFRAYSPAMSTRHLPDGLGGRPNGGGLSPTYYIKTRLTSHASGWGPVNRY
- a CDS encoding alpha/beta fold hydrolase; the encoded protein is MTGHSIQARILALCVTLLTLLGLGTVLPATAAAAPGPCSAGGKAVEVEPRGPVANSTPVLFVHGIASGADTWNEPEGVYLADKAQKAGETYRPGKGSFPVRVAKLPRVTAWTYDYSAAQPEWVTDNRIGPGLANAINCLARTTGHKVVVVGHSMGGLATQYAASRSDGRPNSKTWQNIAEVITIGTPTVGSKLITVLQTATDLLSISRHPALMTLEAVLSFCAGYDLTHEDDICSVLTALKSPQGRALRYGSDEIRKLPPWPKELPVLAIAGSIRFFLPEGPFEVDSPPEAELGDLAVTLDSATAYTNRTGKPHVLTCRSSGWKVLLSGCNHVNIKTHPTVMATVIKQIERIRGTQPVKPADTNPCPTRAELKTAVTRSLQAPSEVHLGDSRCYSGWSAVIWGDTPATDSVIITVFTRTAGRLKLATHLVPVMEDDHDPDWVRDCSRLGGLKPPARLLEFTGCPATAQQPTTAVDGAAALRLIQRHNYSTTATAEEINRMTGPLRAVQASCVGSANGNCVSVFFFYGNRYVGQASGSGQLRLVSQNGTEATLTRPVFKDTDPTCCPSGGTETHRVLWGGSTVVASPSLPYFEPADEPL